The proteins below are encoded in one region of Scomber japonicus isolate fScoJap1 chromosome 2, fScoJap1.pri, whole genome shotgun sequence:
- the adamtsl7 gene encoding thrombospondin type-1 domain-containing protein 4: protein MAGSWQQLCSLRLGRALALLHFICLLYPPSGALLWDTKDNSPPQKGFEVVKGNFSRTFLRVDYHKIAEIPAGACNISIRETIKSRNYLALQTQSGISIINGNWVIDRPGTFLAVGTQFTYRRPNEIRSRIGESITAPGPVTDDLQVYLIYQQPSPSVYYEYSLPLQNTHPTPEPDPPSDILPLAETVGPTQPSEEEHQGDIINNNIIKKKPHPDQDPSDPSVNSDHLLTYTWMKTEHTACSTTCGTGRRQVLWECVEKDSQTNVTADLCDPALKPANQEEDCNTQSCPAYWDVGEWSECSRRCGPGTQHRQVICRQVTHVHANRTETSVTVAPELCGSFDRPVTKSTCQLKICSQWEIRSEWSPCSVPCGVGQRSREVVCVSNQGEVESDEECNMNLKPDILQNCDMGTCARSWFTSLWSQRCSAECGQGNQTRTAVCLIDHVTELPLDSCEGERPQEVTLCDSGPCHNRLEWYTGPWGQCSAECGNGTQTRSVACILNNDGHVEVVDLLKCSSLPQPITAKPCRLKPCGVQWYVTEWSACSRSCNGGYRVREVRCLADNISPSDHCDPSLTPESREECNTQPCLVEINPSCSDQYHNCMVVVQARLCVYPYYRSVCCASCSQAQKTYPNSFQKNHIRR, encoded by the exons ATGGCTGGATCGTGGCAGCAGCTCTGCTCCCTGCGGCTGGGTCGAGCCCTGGCTCTCCTCCACTTCATCTGTCTTCTCTACCCACCCTCAGGTGCTCTTCTTTGGGATACCAAAGACAACTCACCCCCCCAGAAG gGGTTTGAGGTGGTGAAGGGGAATTTCTCTCGGACTTTCCTCCGCGTTGACTACCATAAGATTGCAGAAATTCCTGCAGGAGCATGCAACATCAGCATACGAGAGACTATAAAGAGCCGAAACTACCTGG CTCTGCAGACCCAAAGTGGCATCTCCATCATCAATGGCAACTGGGTGATTGACAGGCCCGGGACCTTCCTTGCTGTGGGAACACAGTTCACTTACCGACGACCCAATGAAATTCGGTCACGCATTGGAGAATCCATTACTGCACCCGGGCCGGTGACTGATGACCTGCAGGTTTAT TTGATCTACCAGCAACCATCTCCCAGTGTATACTATGAGTACAGCTTACctttacaaaacacacaccCCACTCCAGAGCCTGATCCACCTTCTGATATACTACCTCTGG CTGAGACAGTGGGCCCAACCCAGCCCAGTGAAGAGGAACATCAAGGTGACATCATCAACAATAATATCATCAAAAAGAAACCCCACCCTGACCAGGATCCCTCTGACCCCAGTGTGAACTCTGATCATCTGCTTACATACACCTGGATGAAGACTGAGCATACAGCATGCAGCACCACCTGTGGCACTG GCAGGCGTCAGGTGCTGTGGGAGTGTGTTGAGAAGGATTCCCAGACAAATGTTACTGCTGACCTTTGTGACCCTGCTCTTAAACCAGCAAACCAGGAGGAAGACTGCAACACCCAGTCCTGCCCTGCATa CTGGGATGTGGGGGAGTGGTCAGAGTGCAGCAGGAGGTGTGGACCCGGCACTCAGCACCGCCAGGTCATCTGCCGTCAGGTCACTCATGTCCATGCCAACAGGACTGAGACCTCAGTTACAGTAGCACCAGAGCTGTGTGGGTCGTTTGATAGACCAGTGACCAAGTCTACCTGTCAGCTGAAGATTTGCAGCCAGTGGGAGATACGATCTGAGTGGAGCCCA TGCTCAGTACCATGTGGGGTGGGCCAGCGCAGCAgggaggttgtgtgtgtgagcaaccAGGGTGAGGTGGAGTCGGACGAGGAGTGTAACATGAATCTGAAGCCAGACATACTACAGAACTGTGACATGGGAACCTGTGCGCGAAGCTGGTTCACCTCCCTCTGGAGCCAACGG TGTTCTGCAGAATGTGGTCAAGGCAATCAAACCCGGACAGCGGTGTGTCTGATTGATCATGTGACTGAACTTCCATTGGACAGCTGTGAAGGGGAACGCCCACAagaagtgacattgtgtgactCAGGCCCTTGCCATAACCGTCTGGAATGGTACACAGGACCTTGGGGTCAG TGTTCTGCAGAGTGTGGGAATGGCACACAGACTCGGAGTGTGGCTTGTATTCTCAACAATGATGGTCACGTCGAGGTTGTGGACCTGTTGAAATGTTCCAGTCTACCCCAGCCAATCACAGCTAAACCCTGCAGGCTGAAGCCCTGTGGTGTCCAGTGGTATGTTACAGAGTGGAGTGCG TGTTCACGCTCCTGCAATGGTGGCTACCGTGTGCGTGAAGTGCGCTGTCTTGCTGACAACATTTCCCCAAGTGACCACTGTGACCCCAGTTTGACCCCGGAGAGTCGAGAAGAATGCAACACACAACCTTGCCTAGTTGAGATAA ATCCATCATGCAGCGACCAGTATCATAACTGTATGGTGGTGGTTCAAGCCCGCCTCTGTGTTTACCCATACTACAGAAGTGTCTGCTGTGCCTCTTGCTCCCAGGCCCAGAAAACATACCCCAACTCATTTCAAAAGAATCACATCCGCAGGTGA
- the ptpn9b gene encoding tyrosine-protein phosphatase non-receptor type 9, whose translation MAEALTTQEQLAVEEFLSEVRSREQPHSAGLVSQPTAVKFLMARKFDVSRAIDLFQAYKNTRIKEGIININPDEEPLRSELLSGKFTVLPGRDAKGAALALFTARLHRPDVTTHKAVLQAIIYQLDKAIESPQTQRDGLIFIYDMTNSSYGNFDYELCVKILNLLKGAFPARLKCVFIVSSPLWFRAPFAVLRLFVREKLRERVCTVKAHELASHIPVSSLPEHLGGTSQYSHVAWIQSCVNVHTNTVQGDTQVHDTHDCVGSLLRSYSLECSNTSATLSHTHINTQLGSELAVANSNCYDDSNANPHNHCGVVEGRTRGPGQYQQSPHSAANRQQGNHQHWNGSAVSGANMAVSGSSPNANMNGRGRQAPPQSDTPPDTPLSQKGDGDTEDGEATDSAHRSQDEEVKEVDEEEGEEEEGVPPLPQKSLPRPPHQPCSQSPPLSSSWGPDDEEHCMEVSVHMPETGGMTVHDLVEHVKRKKKKGIYQEYEEIRKEPPAGTFDYSKTLSNQIKNRYSDVLCLDQSRVRLCQLCDDDDETSDYINASFMDGYKRSNAYIATQGPLPKTFGDFWRMVWEQMVLIIVMTTRVVERGRVKCGQYWPLEEGRAEQHGYFLVRNTHIQVFQDFKLSHLELYNTRSGERREVCHYLYVSWPDFGVPKSASAMLDFREHVLQRRDAAVQSLGSSWTGPPGGPPVVVHCSAGIGRTGTFCTLDICLSRLEDIGTVDVRQTVRRMRTQRAFSIQTWDQYYFCYTAVIEYAQRHGKLSPVQWSDSDLETDSE comes from the exons ATGGCGGAAGCCCTGACAACTCAGGAGCAGCTG GCTGTGGAGGAGTTCCTGAGTGAGGTGCGTAGCCGGGAGCAGCCTCACAGTGCTGGGCTCGTCTCCCAACCTACAGCTGTTAAGTTTCTCATGGCCCGCAAATTTGACGTCTCCAGAGCCATCGACCTCTTCCAAGCATACAAG AACACAAGAATCAAAGAGGGGATCATCAATATCAACCCTGACGAGGAGCCCCTACGCTCTGAGTTGCTGAGTGGAAAATTTACAGTCCTG CCTGGTCGTGATGCGAAGGGAGCTGCTCTAGCACTCTTCACTGCTCGTCTCCATCGGCCAGACGTCACCACCCACAAAGCTGTGCTGCAGGCCATCATCTATCAGCTGGACAAAGCCATAGAGAG TCCGCAAACTCAGAGAGACGGGCTCATATTTATTTACGACATGACCAACTCCAGCTATGGGAATTTTGACTATGAGCTCTGTGTCAAGATCCTCAATTTGCTAAAG GGGGCATTTCCAGCCCGTCTAAAATGTGTCTTCATTGTGTCATCGCCTCTTTGGTTTCGAGCACCATTTGCGGTTCTCCGCCTCTTTGTGCGCGAGAAGCTGAGAGAGAGG GTGTGCACAGTGAAAGCTCATGAGTTGGCCAGTCACATCCCagtctcctccctccctgaaCACCTGGGTGGGACATCCCAGTATAGCCACGTGGCATGGATCCAGTCGTGTGTCAACGTACACACAAATACTGTTCAAGGTGATACACAAGTACATGACACACACGACTGTGTGGGAAGCCTTCTGCGCTCTTACAGCTTGGAGTGCAGCAATACAAGTGCTACACTGTCCCACACCCATATAAATACACAGCTGGGTTCTGAGCTAGCTGTGGCTAACTCTAACTGCTACGACGATAGCAATGCCAACCCACACAACCACTGTGGTGTAGTGGAGGGCAGGACTCGAGGCCCAGGCCAGTACCAGCAGAGCCCACATTCTGCTGCAAACAGGCAACAGGGGAACCACCAACACTGGAACGGCTCAGCTGTGAGTGGGGCCAACATGGCTGTTAGTGGCTCTAGCCCCAATGCTAACATGAATGGTCGTGGCCGCCAAGCTCCTCCCCAGTCAGACACGCCCCCTGACACACCACTTTCCCAGAAAGGTGATGGAGATACAGAGGATGGCGAGGCAACAGATTCGGCCCACAGATCTCAGGATGAGGAGGTGAAAGAGGTGGAcgaggaggagggtgaggaagaggagggagtaCCCCCGTTGCCCCAGAAGTCTTTGCCTCGACCGCCCCACCAGCCTTGCTCCCAGTCCCCACCACTGTCCTCATCATGGGGTCCTGATGACGAGGAGCACTGCATGGAGGTGTCCGTTCACATGCCAGAAACGGGAGGAATGACAGTGCATGACCTGGTGGAGCatgtgaagaggaagaagaagaaggggatcTATCAGGAGTACGAGGAGATCCGCAAGGAGCCGCCAGCAGGCACCTTTGACTACTCCAA GACACTGTCCAATCAGATAAAGAACAGGTACAGTGATGTTCTCTGCCTGGACCAGTCACGAGTGCGACTCTGCCAGCTctgtgatgatgacgatgag ACATCAGATTACATTAATGCCAGTTTCATGGACGGGTACAAGAGGAGCAACGCCTACATTGCTACTCAGG GTCCTTTGCCAAAAACTTTTGGTGACTTCTGGCGTATGGTGTGGGAGCAGATGGTACTTATCATTGTCATGACCACCAG gGTGGTGGAGCGTGGACGTGTCAAGTGTGGGCAGTACTGGCCTCTTGAGGAGGGCAGAGCTGAGCAGCATGGATACTTTTTGGTCAGGAACACTCACATCCAGGTGTTCCAGGACTTCAAACTCTCCCATCTTGAGCTTTACAACACTCGA TCTGGTGAGAGACGGGAAGTGTGCCACTATCTCTATGTCAGCTGGCCAGACTTTGGGGTGCCCAAGAGTGCTTCTGCCATGTTGGACTTCCGTGAGCATGTACTTCAAAGGCGGGACGCTGCAGTCCAGAGTCTGGGCTCCAGTTGGACAGGGCCCCCAGGAGGGCCTCCTGTGGTAGTACATTGCAGTGCCGGCATCGGCCgcacag GCACATTCTGTACGCTGGACATCTGCCTGTCCCGGCTGGAGGACATTGGTACAGTAGATGTCCGTCAGACAGTGAGGCGGATGCGTACACAAAGGGCTTTCAGCATCCAGACCTGGGACCAGTACTACTTCTGCTACACAGCAGTCATCGAGTACGCCCAGCGCCATGGGAAACTGAGCCCAGTGCAGTGGTCTGACTCAGACCTGGAGACTGACAGCGAGTGA